The Colletotrichum destructivum chromosome 7, complete sequence genome contains the following window.
CCTTGATACACCGTGTTAAGGGCATCGTAGCCGTCAACGCTCAGCTCGTTGGGGGCGATCCTCACGACCGGTCCCAGTCGGAGGTGTGCTTGATGAAGAGTCCCATTCTGGCAGTTCGTCTTCCTAGTGTAGAGGATCCATAGAGGTGAGATGTGACACGACCAATGCGGAGCGGCGAGCTTGGACAAcggggaaaggaagagaggatAGAGGATGAACTGGTAGAGCAGCCAGACGGCGATGCTCGCGATTGAGACAGGAATTACGTTGGACCCCATATCATTACTGTAAGTAGAAGCGAGTCTCTAATGGAGGTTAAAGTATGAGCCAAGATATTCGAGTTCGGCGTTGATTCCTGCATTGGCTGGATGATAGCGTGAGTACGAGTGTGACCCCGAGACGGTGCACCCTAGGAACTAGCCAAAAGTACCTAGTTATGTACTTGCTGGCTCCTGTGCCGACTACGCTCTTGCCTtaagtacctaggtagggtGTCTTGAGACTGGACCATGCGGGGTGGTGGTCACTGGGTCGTCAGTGCTGTTGCCGGTGTTGTCCCGGAGTTGTTTCGAGTTACCATCGAGTTACCATTGACTTGCACTAACAGCACTGTGGGGGTCCATTGACAGTGGCAGGAGCACAGAACAGACATATGCATTTAACCGAGCTGCCATGTCATGGGTCCCTGCCAGGCTTGACTCTAGGCTGCTTGCTACTGCATACTCTGGTCATTGTGACTCTTCAGTGAATCATCTTTCAAATGCACCTCCATGCCCTCTGTAGTACAGCTCTTAAGGGAATTGGTTTTGTCCCTCGGTGGGAATTTTATATGAAGTCCTAGGACTTGATCTACACTTCAAACACAACCCCTGTACCAAAGTCCCTCTTTGTAGTTGCCTCACAGACTATCCCCTAACACCTACTTGGGTAGCTAGAAGACTTTTCAGGGCTCCTTCTCACTCCATCTCAGCCAATATCACACATACACGCACCAACCCGTCCGTCAGTAATCCAACTTCCATTACCATACCCTCCCCAGAGCACACCATACTGGCCGATCCCCGTTTCATCATCTTATCATTTCTTTTATGACTCTTCATGTCACAAAAAGCCAACCGTCAAAGACAAAATAAACAGACTTCTCAAACAGACTGGGCCAAAACCACAATGTTTGATCAGCTTCCAGACGATATCGTCTTGGAGATCGTCTCCCACTTGAGAACCGCCCGCGATGTAGCCCGCCTTGCGTCGTCGTGTAAATACCTCCACTCCCTCCTCAGCGAGGACGGCTGGCGAACCTTCGTCCGGACCTGCTTCCCCCTCCTGTCCCTCCCATTGAGCAAGGCCCCGAGATGGGATGTACTGGCAAACAACCTCACCAGCCAGGCGCGGGCCTGGGACACAAAGGCCTTCCAGCCTGTCGCCTACATGGACAACCACCGCCGGGACGGCAACTACTTCACCGGCTACACCAATGCCGGCCGCCCCTTTCAccccgtcatcgacgcccgCCTTGCCTTCGACAATAGCTGGGAGGTCGCAGCGTGGGGCGCTGGtgaggacgtcgtcggccggTTTAGACCGCTCAACagcggcggtcgaggagacTCCGACGCCTGGTTCCGCATGGAGGGGAAGACCAAGGGCTACGAGGCGGGAGTGGGCGACGTCACGGCCATCCGCCTCGTTGAGCCCGACGGAAAGCTGGGTCTTCTCGTTGGCAGGGCCAATGGCGATCTGCAGCtcgtctcggcggccccGGGCAGCGCCGGCAGCGCCCTTGCGAACTATAGAATCCCCGCGCCCACGGGGGGCCTTGAAGCGACGACATGGACCTCCATCGGCTCCATAGATACTCTGCCCAACCAGTCGTCGGTAATAGCTGGCAACCGTGCCACCGTCAGCATGTTCTCCCTAAGTACCACCGAAGAAAACGGCAATGGCACCATCCCACTGGATTCGCAGACTTTTGAAGTCCCCGGTCAGGGGGGGAGAACGCAGTTCGTCCACTCGGCCAGGGCCCTCAACAACGACACCGTCGTCTGCTCGCTCTCTGGCGATGTCAACCCGATCCGCTACCTCACCGTCACCCCTTCAGGCTTTACCCCCTCGCTCGCATCAAAGAACCCATCCTTCCTCGCCTCCCGCGGCATCGACCCGGACAAGAAGCAGACCGTCCGCGCGATTCACCCCGTCAACCCGGGCCCCGCAGGCCACTCCAACCACCTCTTGAGCGCCTGggacgacggcaccatccgcctcctcgacgtccgcACGCCGTCTCCCTACGACGTGCTCTACCGCGACATGTACCAGCCCTTCGAGACGCACTCGTCCCTGCTGGCGTACGGCTCGGACCGCTTCGTCGCGGGCAGcaacgagctcgaggccctcaAGGTCTTTGACTTCCGCTGGAGCAAGTCGTACCACCACTCCGCCGCGCTGCCGTGTTGGTCTGGCACGCCGTTCCCGGACCCGCTGCGGGGAACAAGCAGCCGCCCGCTGAGCATGCGTGGCGTCGGGTGCGACCACGCGAGGGGCCGGGACTGCGTGTGGCACGAGCACTCGCGCAGGGACTATTACCGCCCTAATTACCGGTTCCACGTGATGCCGTTCCGGGACGCGGcgcggtcgtcgacgagccgtATTTTCTCGCTGGCCAAGGCGTCAGACGTGTCAGAGTCATTCTACGTCGGGCTCGCGGGGGCCGTAGCCGAGTTTTCCACAGCGCCCGGCATCGTGGAGCAgcgagaagggcagcaggaggacgtcgtcgcTCCGGgggtggcctcggcggcggagaagagggggTGGGCAGCGAGGGCTTCGCAGTTCAGTTTTGCCGAGACAGGCGACGGGCTGTTAACCCCGGGCGTGTCGATGAGTACCTTCATGCCGAGGCTGGTGCAGCGGTTCGGTGACGAGGTGGGCGCGCCGCAGTATCAGAAGTGGTGGGCCAAGACGCCGcccaagacggcggcgtggcaCCGATGGAATGAGAGCTTTTGGCGGCCGACGCACTTTACGTTTTGAGGTGGTGAGTTACATTCACCAAGTAGAATAGCAATCATTTTCACGAGAGATAGAAAGAGCTTAAGAGAATGGTGGAAGAACCAAGCTGGCCATGGTTTCGGGAAGGATACCCAAATAGCATTTCGTGTGTCCGGAAGTATGCAGCAAGCGACGTTTGGCACAGTACTGAGTTGGAAACGAAAGGTAGACGAGGAATACACAAGACAAATAAGAACCAGTTTGAGATCATCTAGCACCAACACCTAGCCCGGGTAAAGTAGTAGTACGCATCACCAGCGACTATTCCGCTCATTGCCTCGCCCTGCGTCacccttcctctccctctcgatCATCGCATCGAATTCGGCTTGCGCCTTGTCCTTCTCTGCGGTTttctccttgtcgacggcATCATAAGCGTAGTACGCATCAGACTCGCTCTGCTGGTTCTGGGAACCACCAGGTGCCCGCGGGGGTTGTCTTGAAGCCTGGCGTAGGCGATCCCACGCCGAGCCAGTTTTCGATGACTGAGTCGATGACTGGAGCCCGGTGTTTGGTGAACTAGGCGCACTAGGCGATGCGTCGTCAAAATCCGGGTCGTCGGATGCACTTCTATTTTGTCGGAAGGTCGAGTTCTTTGAACCCCATCCGCGTCGTTCCTCCGGATCTCTAGACGAGTCTAAAGGAGGAACATTGTTCAACTGATTGGGTAGGGTGTAGCCATCGGCGAAACCCGATCCACTGAGAGTCTCGTAGTCCTGGTTCTGTGCTGAAGCATCATTGACGCCgccttttctcctcttctcgaTGAGTTCATCAAGGTGATCCAAGATCCTGCGGTACTCTGCAATTTTGCCCTGCAACAAGGCAATAGTCTGCTGAAGTCCCTGGACCTCCTTGTCGGCGTTTTCGGACCCGGCTTTCAGGGCCACTTGATCTTCCGTGGGGAACTTGGCCAGTTCTCTCTCGAGCGCTTGTATGGCAGACACTGTCCGCTGTCGTTGCCGGTCGAGTTCGATGGGCGGCAACTTGGCAGCGGTGGTCAAGACTAACCTCTCCGGCTTCATGTCCTTGCGGAACTGAGCGAGACGCTCATCGCGCTGAGCGGTAGCCATGGCCACCGCGGTCGCATACGAGCCCATGAAAGGGGCAATCAGTATACTGGAAAGGGCGAAGTAGGCCACGAACCTCGTGTTGTGCCACAGCCGGTTCGCCAAACGGCCTTGCACAAATGGCGCCTTCGCGGTAGGAAACAAATCGGGGTTGAACTTGACAAACTTGGGCTGGAAGAACGGGAAGCGGTAGGTACGGCGGCCGATCCACGTCAGAGTAGCGCCCAGCACCGCGCTCAAGGGAACTACCCAGGCAACGGTCTGCGCTTCCTTGTAGGCGATGTGGCAGAGGACGTTCACTTCTTCCTGGGTGGGCTGGCGGCCGATGCCcccagcgacggcgccgagcatTTTCTTCATGTTGTCGGTATATCGCTCCGGTCTGCGAAATGTGAGACGTTGCAGAAGCGTGAGGTCGGGAGGCGGGATCTGGTAGTCCGGAAGGCCAACAGCTTCTTGGTCGAAGCCATTTTTATCGTCCGAGGTGGGGAATGCCATCTCTTTAACTAACTTCAACTCCAGGCCACGCTCGATTGGGTCAGGCAGCTGTGGGATGGTGATAGAGAATATTCGAAACGAGCAAGTGCTGTGGAGCGCCGTGTTTGAGTGAAGTAAGTGCTGGGATTTGGGCTGGTCACCTCATCTAGAGATGATTCATCCGTTGGTGTTCATCCCCAGAATCCTGACGTAGGTAGTCGTGGACCGAGCTCTCAGGTTGGTTCAAGCTCTGGTGGGTCCACGCTGAGGTCGACAGAGTGGAGTACCAGTGGACGAACTCACACACCGGGCATTCGGCGCATAGTTTCTCCCTCTCAACTCGGGACCTTACACAAGGCACACGAAACCTTCAATGAAGAGCTCAGCAAGTGATACCCACTGCCATGACAACTCTGCCAGATACTATAGCACCTTACTGTGTACATAGTAGAAGCCTAGCTAGGCGGACAATTCGAGCGCACTCCTCGGTCTGAGATGAGGCGAGGTACCCGGCTCACCCAAGATGTCGCTGTCGCTTGCCCTTGCTGCACCCAAACTCCACAGAAGTGAGACATTCAGTCCGCAATGAACCACATACGCTTGCCCAAAgcgcgacgtcgagggtggACTTGTTGCAGCAGTGATTCCAACTTGTGGAAAGGTACTTCAGTGCAGTAGAGAGAGTAAAAACATGTTGTAGGTACCTTTAGCAGATACCTTTAAAGTGGCCCCACAAAACACCGGGAACGTGCAGCGACGCGAATTCAAGCAAACGATGTGCAAGCGCGTCCCAAGCGCGTCGAGGGACCACCATTCAGCAGTATCACTCCCTCGAGGCACCCCCTCTCGGCTGCCTTCATGACCCTTGCACTGATTTGATTGAACTTTCATAGCAGTCCATGATAGTTTCTATCATCGCTGAGGTGTCAATCTCACCGATATGCCTCTCAAGAAGTCGTACTCGGAGCACGTTGGTCTGCCGTCAAAGGTACACCACAGAACATACCCCTCAACGCGGTGCGGTGCTCGCTAACTTTGTCCCAGAATCGCTCGTGGCAACGCTCCAAAAGCAACCCAGTCAATGTCGGAACATCACGGCCTCTCGCTCCCGTATCCGACAAGACGAAGAGCAAGCTGAACCAATTCCAGTTTCAGTCCGTAGCCAAGACCGAGGCTTCAGACCAAGAAAATGGCACCGAAAACGAAGACGGCATCCGACAGACTCGAGAtggcgccgccatcacccCGACAACGAAGTTGAGCTGGCACGACCTGATGGAGTCAAACGCGCCCAAAGACCAAGACAAACAAAAGTCGCCTAGCGAGCGCATTCTTTGGAACAATGAGCGGGACAATGATGATCGAACGTATGCCGCTGCTCtctcgccgatgatgccCCGCAAAGGTCGCAAAAGGGccaggagctcgtcgcccATTTCATCTCCTGCACCACACACAAAACCTGCTACGCCGACGGTCAATGTGAAGAAGCTCAGCAAGGCACTCAAGTCGCCACATGCTGATCCAACCTTGGAGCTTTGGGATCGTTTCTCTCTTGCCAATAATGGCAATGTAACGCCTCTGGGCATCACGAACCCGACTCTCGCCAATCTGATGTTTTCATCGTCTCCGCGAAACACCAAAAACGCAGCCCCTCTTGCGAGCGACAGCAGCTTACGAAGGGCGATCAGCTGCGGTCTTAATTGGccaaagagaagaagagtcGATCGCTCGGATACACCCACACTGACTAGCACTTTGACCCGGGAGACGACCGACAGCTCAAAGAACTCGCTGGTAACGGCGCTGTTAGATACTGTTACTGGCAGTATGCACGAAGGCAGCCCGCCACAAGAGTCAGAGCCATCTGTGGACCATGAGCCTGAATCACCAAGTCCCACCAAAAGAAAGACCACGACAACACGGCCTCTATCGTTCTCGCCATCGCGAAACCCACCGAACCTACTCCCTCATAGTAACACCACCAACCCTAGTGTTGCAAAAGACCTAGGACTAGATGTGAAGCCGAAGGCGGTTTCGGCAGAATCGGACTATGGTGATGTTGACTTTGACGAGTTCGACGAGTTTGATGACGACACGTTTCTTGAGCTTGAGGCCAGCATTAGCCTCTCGAATCCAAATCAAGACGCCCTGCAGAGTACTCCCACACCCGCACGCCCTATTGAAATTGACCAGCCCTATCGGCAAGATGATGCCAACGTGGATGACGAATTCGGTGACTTAGATGACGACATCTTCGAAGCTGCGGAGAGTATCATCGGCAATGCGGAATTAAATGCCGTATCTCGAACACCGACTGCCGCAGAACTGCCTGCTGCGGCAGCCGTCAATGTCTTTCCGCAAGATGACCTTGAGGATGTCTTCGGGGATGACTTCGGTGGAGACTTCGATTTCGACGCAGCAGAGCTTGCGGCAACGCAATCGGCCCAGCAACCCCACACGTCGTCCACAACAGCTGTACGTCCCAACcaacggccgccgccacggtAGCAAATGCTAAGATGAAGGTAGACCAGTCAAAAGCCTAAAGCCATTCAGAGATATCTGGTGACCAACGTCTTAGACCACGATTACACAGACGAGCGCGGGCTGTCCCGGCTGGAAAAAGTAGGTGAATGTACCTGGTCAAGCAAGCTATTGCTAACGTAGAATGACCAGATTTTGATTGTCCAGGCCGAGAACACCAAGTCCACGAGGACGATTCATCTTCGGGGCGACTGGTATGAAACGCCTGCGCACCCGAAGGCATACGTACACGTCATTGGGACGTTTTCGCCGAGTGGTCAATGTACCATTGACGATTCGCACAACATCTTGATATTGCATCCAGATCAATTGATATCGGCCACCGTCGTAGCCGATTCTTTTACCTGCATACGCCGAGCAGTATTGCAAGACCGCGTAAAAGCGACCAGTGAGGCGACTGCACCTTTGGTCTACGGCACAATGCTCCATGAAATCTTCCAAGAAGCCCTCATGGCGAACCAATGGGATCTGCGGTTTCTCAGTGGCGTCATTGATAGAGTTATGGAGAAGCACATTGAAGATTTGTATAAAATAAAGGTCGGCACAAGCATTGCTAAGGAACATCTCCAGTCGAAGATGACGGAGTTGAGTTGCTGGGCCTCGGCTTTTGTAGCATCTCAGCCAAGAGTATGTCATGTCTCCTTCTACCATCCTGCGTCGCTAACCTTTGTTGAAAGCCTGACGCTGTTGTGCTTGATCGCAATGGAAAGAAGGCGAACATGTGCGTCAGCAAGCtgctcgatgtcgaggaacACGTCTGGTCACCCATGTACGGCCTCAAAGGCAACATTGATGCAACTGTGCAAGTCACGATGAGGGACGGCAAGGACGTCAAGACACTGACGGTCCCGTTTGAAGTCAAGACAGGCAAGCACGCCAACAGCAACCACATGGCTCAAACCGCGCTCTACAACCTCCTTCTTTCCGACCGATACGATCTCAACATTGTCTACGGTGTCCTCTACTACATGGAAACTTCACAAACCATGCGCATCCCAACGATTCGGCACGAGTTACGACACATGATCATGCAGCGGAACCAGTTAGCGTGTCATATCCGAGAACGCAGCGTTCAGCTTCCATCGATGAAGAGAAGCAAGAATATGTGCGGAAAGTGCTATGCGAAGACGTCTTGTTTCATTTACCACAAGTTGGCCGATGGTGGTGACGGGGAGACGAGCGGCATGGACAAGGGTTTCGACGAGGTTGTCAAGCACCTTACGCCGAAGCATCAAGAATTCTTCCTTAAATGGGAGAATCTCTTGAccaaagaagagaaggaaacgCAGAAATTGAAAAGGGAACTCTGGACGATGGTGAGCCAGGACCGGGAGAAGGTGGGAAGATGCTTCTCCGACGTCATCATCGAAGAGGGTTCTTCGTCCGAAGACCTTGGAACCTCAAAGATCAATCGCTTCAGCTATACCTTCGTCAAACGAGTTCCGAACCCAAGCCATTCTTTCCTGGAGTCTCAACTGGCTGTCGGGGAGCCTATTGTTGTGTCGGACGAGCAGGGCCATTTTGCCCTTGCCCTGGGCTACGTTACCTCCGTTCGCAAACAAAGGATCACTGTTGCAGTCGACCGGCGCCTACACAACGCACGCATCAAACAACCGGGTTTTGACGAATCTGACAACCAGGTGTTTGCTAGCATCATGGAAGTTGTCCCAGAGGGCTGCACCGCAGATCAATCTCAGGGCAAGATCAAACAGGCGCCTATTCGATATCGACTCGACAAGGACGAATTTAGCAATGGCATGGCCACCGTCCGCAACAACCTCGTTCAGACCATGGCCGAAGGCGTCTTCGGGTCTCGAGAGATTCGACGTGCCGTGGTGGACCTAGTGCCGCCGAGGTTCAAGACAGCGCCTACACAATACGTTGTCGCCGACAGACAGACCCTGAACGTTGACCAGCACAGAGCCATCGAGAAGGTGATGAGCGCCGAGGATTACGCGCTAGTGCTTGGTATGCCTGGCACGGGCAAGACGACCACCATCGCTCACATCATTCGGGCTTTGGTGTCTCAAGGCAAGAGTGTTCTACTTACTTCATACACGCATACCGCAGTCGACAACATTCTTCTGAAGCTTAAAAACGACAAAACGCCGGTTCTACGTCTTGGAGCACCCGCCAAGGTTCATCCAGAGGTTCAGCAGTTTGCAATTCTGGCTGGTCAACCTATGAATTCCTTCGAACAGATCAAGGAAGCTTGGCACGACACGCCAATCGTAGCAACCACTTGCCTCGGTGTTGGACATGCGCTTTTCAACGAACGCACTTTCGACTACTGCATTGTCGACGAGGCGTCCCAAATCACACTGCCAATCTGCCTCGGACCGATCCGGATGGCCAAGACATTTGTTCTCGTCGGAGATCATAACCAACTTCCGCCCCTCGTGCAAAATGAAGAGGCCCGAGAGGGCGGTCTTGACGTGAGCTTGTTCAAGCTCCTCTCTGACACGCACCCGGATTCAGTGGTCAACCTGGAG
Protein-coding sequences here:
- a CDS encoding Putative F-box domain, WD40/YVTN repeat-like-containing domain superfamily → MFDQLPDDIVLEIVSHLRTARDVARLASSCKYLHSLLSEDGWRTFVRTCFPLLSLPLSKAPRWDVLANNLTSQARAWDTKAFQPVAYMDNHRRDGNYFTGYTNAGRPFHPVIDARLAFDNSWEVAAWGAGEDVVGRFRPLNSGGRGDSDAWFRMEGKTKGYEAGVGDVTAIRLVEPDGKLGLLVGRANGDLQLVSAAPGSAGSALANYRIPAPTGGLEATTWTSIGSIDTLPNQSSVIAGNRATVSMFSLSTTEENGNGTIPLDSQTFEVPGQGGRTQFVHSARALNNDTVVCSLSGDVNPIRYLTVTPSGFTPSLASKNPSFLASRGIDPDKKQTVRAIHPVNPGPAGHSNHLLSAWDDGTIRLLDVRTPSPYDVLYRDMYQPFETHSSLLAYGSDRFVAGSNELEALKVFDFRWSKSYHHSAALPCWSGTPFPDPLRGTSSRPLSMRGVGCDHARGRDCVWHEHSRRDYYRPNYRFHVMPFRDAARSSTSRIFSLAKASDVSESFYVGLAGAVAEFSTAPGIVEQREGQQEDVVAPGVASAAEKRGWAARASQFSFAETGDGLLTPGVSMSTFMPRLVQRFGDEVGAPQYQKWWAKTPPKTAAWHRWNESFWRPTHFTF
- a CDS encoding Putative PD-(D/E)XK endonuclease-like domain superfamily, DNA replication factor Dna2, translated to MPLKKSYSEHVGLPSKNRSWQRSKSNPVNVGTSRPLAPVSDKTKSKLNQFQFQSVAKTEASDQENGTENEDGIRQTRDGAAITPTTKLSWHDLMESNAPKDQDKQKSPSERILWNNERDNDDRTYAAALSPMMPRKGRKRARSSSPISSPAPHTKPATPTVNVKKLSKALKSPHADPTLELWDRFSLANNGNVTPLGITNPTLANLMFSSSPRNTKNAAPLASDSSLRRAISCGLNWPKRRRVDRSDTPTLTSTLTRETTDSSKNSLVTALLDTVTGSMHEGSPPQESEPSVDHEPESPSPTKRKTTTTRPLSFSPSRNPPNLLPHSNTTNPSVAKDLGLDVKPKAVSAESDYGDVDFDEFDEFDDDTFLELEASISLSNPNQDALQSTPTPARPIEIDQPYRQDDANVDDEFGDLDDDIFEAAESIIGNAELNAVSRTPTAAELPAAAAVNVFPQDDLEDVFGDDFGGDFDFDAAELAATQSAQQPHTSSTTATSQKPKAIQRYLVTNVLDHDYTDERGLSRLEKILIVQAENTKSTRTIHLRGDWYETPAHPKAYVHVIGTFSPSGQCTIDDSHNILILHPDQLISATVVADSFTCIRRAVLQDRVKATSEATAPLVYGTMLHEIFQEALMANQWDLRFLSGVIDRVMEKHIEDLYKIKVGTSIAKEHLQSKMTELSCWASAFVASQPRPDAVVLDRNGKKANMCVSKLLDVEEHVWSPMYGLKGNIDATVQVTMRDGKDVKTLTVPFEVKTGKHANSNHMAQTALYNLLLSDRYDLNIVYGVLYYMETSQTMRIPTIRHELRHMIMQRNQLACHIRERSVQLPSMKRSKNMCGKCYAKTSCFIYHKLADGGDGETSGMDKGFDEVVKHLTPKHQEFFLKWENLLTKEEKETQKLKRELWTMVSQDREKVGRCFSDVIIEEGSSSEDLGTSKINRFSYTFVKRVPNPSHSFLESQLAVGEPIVVSDEQGHFALALGYVTSVRKQRITVAVDRRLHNARIKQPGFDESDNQVFASIMEVVPEGCTADQSQGKIKQAPIRYRLDKDEFSNGMATVRNNLVQTMAEGVFGSREIRRAVVDLVPPRFKTAPTQYVVADRQTLNVDQHRAIEKVMSAEDYALVLGMPGTGKTTTIAHIIRALVSQGKSVLLTSYTHTAVDNILLKLKNDKTPVLRLGAPAKVHPEVQQFAILAGQPMNSFEQIKEAWHDTPIVATTCLGVGHALFNERTFDYCIVDEASQITLPICLGPIRMAKTFVLVGDHNQLPPLVQNEEAREGGLDVSLFKLLSDTHPDSVVNLEHQYRMCEDIMTLSNTLIYHGRLRCGTEELRFKKLDVPNMNAIKNLHYDSTSMLRLGTSKPFCTSMAESCCWLRDLIDSEARVRFVNTDTLQPLTREEAKGNRIVNPAEARIVVQLVESLLTVGVPDGEIGVMTHYRSQLSLLKHGLRGHVGVEMHTADRFQGRDKDVVILSLVRSNENCSIGELLKDWRRINVAFTRAKTKLLVIGSKNTLKGSGKAEMLSKFISLMEERDWIYDLPPDALESHFFDDTASQLTASGISPNKVRNTSLKRGTNPYKGPKLGLDVDKENRRPEPKRARIGEKVLMKDKVILRDILNDMTNGAY